The Silene latifolia isolate original U9 population chromosome 4, ASM4854445v1, whole genome shotgun sequence region AAGGTCATGGCCTCATGGAATGGCACAACTTCATCGAATAATACACATCAAGCTCACTGAACTCTAGCCCATCAAAACTAACGCAAATTCCATGAAGAGACGGTCTCAATATACATCTAAATGTAGCATCTGAATGCTGTACTTTTTGTGAAATGGCTTCATATAATCCACAAATTACTCATAAATACAACTAATACAGCTTTATCAACTCTACATTTTACAATTGCTAGATGTGAAACAGTCTCTCGGAAGACTAACTGCTAAAACAGATGGAACCCTAAACGTACAAGTGACCCATGGTGTTTGGGTTTCAATCCCTTAAACAAGACTAGACTTACTGCATAACGCTAAAACCCTAAACTTAACAATTGATGATAATCTTACATGATACTGATTTTCGATACAGTTGCAGGTCGAAGTTGGATTAAACTCTGAAACTCTCTGCCACTGCTATGAATTCACAAGAAGTCCATGATGACTAAGACTAAACTACGATAACTTTTAAGTTATAACAGATAACACCagcaaaaataaagcaaacagatgAAGGATTTCAaggtgaaaagaagaaaagaaggacgCTCTTACCTACAAACGATTTGCTGATAATGCCACCAGACTGAACTATACTCTTCACGGAACACGGGAGTTGATATTGGAGAACATTTTGAAGTAAGAATTGAATACTTGTGGTTGCTTCAAGTGAAAGGGTAGTCGGCAAATTGAATCTTTTTTTTGGAAAAGGCCGAGAAACACGGTTCCTCAGCACAGAAAGGAAGAGGGACACATTTTAAGTGAGGATTTCTCTAACCAACCAGTCCAAACTCGGGTAGGCAAAATATAGCACGAGGAAGGATGGAAAGGCGAAAACAACGGTTATGAGGATGTACAAGGCTAAAATTGCTGCACTTGCTGGTATAGCATACAAAGTGACTAGAAGGAATACCATGACAAGAGGAAACTTAGCCGTTAAATGAACCACAAAAGCCAAAGACCTGCGAAGTGTGATGTTCAATCTCTCTCTATTAAAGATTCGATGCACAAGGTTTGGGTTATGGTTATCCTCTGACCTCTCTGGCGTGTGCGGAGCAGGAACTTCCCTATGGTGTCTAATGTGAGATGGGCTTATTACACCGAAATTTCCGTTCATCAAACCTGCTTGGTGACAATCCCCGTGGGTTGATGTGTAAGTCCTTGTTCTATCACCATTCATGCTCTCAACCATCCAAAGGATAAAGTAGTTTTTCCGAGGGAATCTTAAGACGCCTTTATGAAACAACCTAGGAGAAAGTAAATTGCACCACGGGCAAGTGATGAAGAACGGAAGCTGGACAGGTAAAGTAGAAAGTTTCAGAGAAGCCCAAGGGAGTCCCAGGACGCAATTTTTGCAGAGGGTGTGACCACACCAGAGCACATAAGGAACATTCTCCACAATATTGAAGGACTCCCAGCATATGGGACACTCCAGTCCTTCCTCTCTATTGGTATCATAAGATGCATCGTCATCTGAGCACTCAGCACTATGAGTTGGAATATCATTTTTTAACTTGACACAGCCCGAAATGGCATTTGAAGCACAGGTCCACATGATAACCAACAACTCAAGAAGAAAAAATGAGACCTCTCTCTTCCTTTCTGCTTTCACAGACAAAACATTTTTGCCCTCCCTTTTCTGCGCATTATCAGCTATTCATCAGCTTCAATACTGGGAGTTTTGCTCTGAAACACAAAAGTCTCTTAATAAGCACTGAAACAACCAAAACTCCAGTTTAAACGTAATCTGTATGTTGATTCATGGAAAAGAATTAGGTATATTTTCAGGCTTATCACTGTTAATTTGACCAGACATCACATTACTAATTTACAATGGAACATGCAGAGTAAACTTGAAACATAAAGTGGGCTAGAATTACACGTTCCATGGATAATACTTGGAGTCAATCAATTTTCCTAACCAAATATACAAATATCTATGTCCTGTGTGCCAGATTCAAAAGCAAACAATTTTCAGACATCACTATTGCATGTAACAAATCCCTGTGTGTCTTGTAAAGCGAAAcaacatactccctccgtcccggtcatttgttgtcctttggttttggcacaaaagaccaaggaaagagaaggggaccaattataagatgacaagtggaccaaattaagTGTAaaggatcaaattgctcatcaaatgcaatcctaaaatggaaaggacaacaaatgactgactgagacacccaaaaatggaataagacaacaaatgatcgggacgaaGGGAGTACAATTTTAGTTTCATTATTGGCTTAAATTTTTTGAGATCAAAATAGCAGCCCAATATGTCAATCTGACAGTAAGGCTCTGTTGTTATTGGTTAAACCTTTTCCAGGTCAAGATATTTCGTTGGTTGCCGCTGGAAAAAAGACTACGGGGATTGAAAGACAATAAAACTCTGAATTTTAAAAATACCAGCTTGTGGATACGTCAGCAGCAACTTACTCAATGGAGGACAGACCAAGTGACATTAAAGTTCAGAGATTCAACTAATTTGAAGGCTGAAGTTCATAAGAAGATAACCTAATTGGTTCTAATCTTGCAGCGTAACTGCCATTCATTCATCAGGAACACTTCACGCTCTACGTACTTCCGTTGCTCAATTCTTAATTCTTTATTCAAAAAGACTAAGCTCAAGCACATTCATACACACGCTGCTTAAGCTCAAGAGAGCAAGAGGTGATGTCATGGACATGATGAACGTAGCATCAGTCGCTTATTTATTCTAAAGATTAATGTCACCATTGGGCGAAAACTTTAGACAAATATTTGAACTAAAATAGAAGACTACAGGCCTACCAACATCACATAACAGTGCTTAAAACAAAATCACCAGCGGCAATTCTTAAGCACGACAACCCCACTTGCCATAATAGCAGTAAAACCTCAGAATACATCAAATAAGAATTAACAACATATCCagcaaaaacaaaacacactcgAAAGAATTTACTGCCAAAACAAGTTTTGTAGCTCAATCAACTTACAAGCCTATTACAATGAGCATCCattaggccttgt contains the following coding sequences:
- the LOC141652724 gene encoding uncharacterized protein LOC141652724, giving the protein MWTCASNAISGCVKLKNDIPTHSAECSDDDASYDTNREEGLECPICWESFNIVENVPYVLWCGHTLCKNCVLGLPWASLKLSTLPVQLPFFITCPWCNLLSPRLFHKGVLRFPRKNYFILWMVESMNGDRTRTYTSTHGDCHQAGLMNGNFGVISPSHIRHHREVPAPHTPERSEDNHNPNLVHRIFNRERLNITLRRSLAFVVHLTAKFPLVMVFLLVTLYAIPASAAILALYILITVVFAFPSFLVLYFAYPSLDWLVREILT